The following proteins are co-located in the Clostridiales bacterium genome:
- a CDS encoding 2-oxo acid dehydrogenase subunit E2 — MANVLVMPKLGLTMTEGTIAKWHKKEGDPVKAGDLLYEVETDKLTNEIEAKEEGVLRKIIVPEGASAVCLDPIAIIAGADEDITGLAGSTKPEEGQTAAADDTGLNSPAGVDLAQGLIRVPGERIIASPAAKKLAIEKGIDLEKIPGTGPNGRITLKDVEAFDATSDAWNASAVQAASAVSSQVSEDPAPRQKSTPMAEKIAAELQVRLSEVSEAGKRTTKADVMAFVQSDAQVHAQPERTAAMSGMRKVIARRMSTSHSTCPTVTYDISIDMSALKSIKDGLKQENVKVSYTDLLTYIAARTLPEFPLMNCSVDGETLIYKNYVNMGIAVALPDGLVVPVIRNAHLKGVSEISKELISLSEDAKNGKLDPDALKGGTFTITNLGMFGIESFSPIINLPEVAILGVNTIQMTQVYENGGFTAKPLMKVSLTADHRAVDGAVAAQFLARLKKKMENPYFLML; from the coding sequence GTGGCCAATGTGTTGGTAATGCCCAAACTGGGTTTGACAATGACAGAAGGAACCATAGCAAAATGGCATAAAAAAGAGGGAGATCCCGTGAAAGCGGGAGACTTGCTCTATGAGGTGGAAACGGATAAGCTGACCAATGAAATAGAGGCAAAAGAGGAAGGTGTCCTTCGGAAAATCATTGTTCCGGAAGGGGCGTCCGCCGTTTGTTTAGATCCCATTGCAATCATCGCCGGTGCAGATGAAGATATCACTGGACTTGCAGGAAGCACCAAACCGGAGGAAGGGCAAACGGCAGCGGCTGATGACACGGGCTTGAACAGCCCTGCTGGAGTTGATCTTGCACAAGGATTGATCAGAGTGCCAGGGGAGCGTATCATCGCATCCCCCGCTGCAAAAAAGCTCGCAATAGAAAAAGGTATTGATCTGGAGAAAATCCCCGGAACTGGACCAAACGGAAGAATTACGCTGAAGGATGTGGAGGCGTTTGACGCGACATCTGATGCGTGGAACGCTTCGGCAGTTCAAGCTGCTTCTGCTGTTTCCTCTCAGGTCTCGGAAGATCCTGCACCGCGACAAAAATCAACTCCGATGGCAGAGAAGATCGCTGCGGAGCTTCAAGTGAGGCTCAGCGAAGTCTCTGAAGCTGGCAAGAGAACAACAAAAGCAGATGTGATGGCTTTTGTTCAATCTGATGCACAAGTACACGCACAGCCAGAGCGCACTGCTGCCATGAGCGGCATGCGCAAGGTTATTGCTAGGCGAATGAGCACAAGTCACAGCACGTGCCCGACGGTTACATACGATATCAGTATTGATATGTCTGCGCTCAAATCCATTAAGGACGGCTTGAAACAAGAGAACGTTAAAGTTTCCTACACCGATTTGCTGACCTATATTGCAGCTAGAACGCTTCCTGAGTTTCCGCTTATGAATTGTTCAGTGGATGGAGAAACGCTGATCTATAAAAATTATGTGAATATGGGAATTGCGGTTGCGCTGCCCGATGGCCTTGTGGTTCCGGTAATCAGGAATGCTCATTTGAAGGGTGTTTCAGAGATCTCAAAGGAGCTGATTTCTCTATCAGAGGATGCAAAAAACGGAAAGCTTGATCCGGATGCGCTGAAGGGAGGAACCTTCACCATTACAAACCTTGGTATGTTTGGAATTGAAAGCTTCTCCCCCATTATCAACCTCCCGGAGGTGGCGATTCTTGGTGTGAATACCATCCAGATGACACAGGTGTATGAAAATGGTGGCTTTACAGCGAAACCGCTGATGAAGGTATCTCTTACCGCAGATCACAGAGCTGTTGACGGAGCAGTTGCCGCTCAATTCCTGGCAAGGCTGAAGAAAAAGATGGAGAATCCGTATTTCCTTATGTTATAG
- the lpdA gene encoding dihydrolipoyl dehydrogenase translates to MKIAVIGGGPGGYVAAIRAAQLGAEVTLIEKNKLGGTCLNVGCIPTKALLHSAGLLDEIRNGAEAGIIAEAKLDFSKTQNHKAKVVNRLVSGVGGLMKANKIRVIQGTASFLKTNLLRIVTEKGAREEAFDKIIIASGSLPSAPPIPGAMHPRCIDSTGALALQEVPSSMVIIGGGVIGVELATAYASFGTKITIVEMMPEILPMMDGELTQMVRKNLERKGIKILTATKVISIEGREEAADVKVETKESQEIITGDNVLICVGRRPDTEALGLDRVSIASERGRIKINEYMQTSCPDVYAVGDCASPIMLAHIASAQGELAAEHAAGHQPGAYLEQTNPSCVYTEPEFAAVGLTEEKAKALNLDYIVGRFPLAANGKALIMNGGEGMIKVIADAKYQEVLGVHILGPRATDLIAEGALAIRLEATLNELITTIHAHPTLSEAVREAALAAENRAIHYINQG, encoded by the coding sequence ATGAAAATTGCAGTAATCGGAGGCGGCCCCGGCGGGTATGTGGCGGCAATTCGAGCCGCCCAGCTCGGCGCTGAGGTAACGCTGATTGAAAAAAATAAACTGGGCGGCACCTGCTTGAATGTGGGCTGCATCCCAACGAAAGCACTGCTTCACAGTGCGGGTCTACTGGATGAAATCAGAAACGGTGCTGAGGCCGGAATCATTGCTGAGGCAAAGCTTGATTTTTCCAAAACCCAGAACCACAAAGCGAAGGTGGTAAATCGTCTGGTCTCCGGTGTGGGCGGTCTGATGAAAGCCAACAAAATCAGAGTGATACAGGGGACGGCTTCTTTTCTGAAAACTAATTTACTGAGAATCGTTACAGAAAAAGGAGCGCGGGAAGAAGCCTTTGATAAGATCATCATTGCGTCCGGTTCCCTTCCATCTGCACCGCCCATTCCGGGAGCGATGCACCCCAGATGCATCGACAGCACCGGAGCCTTGGCCCTGCAAGAAGTTCCTTCGTCAATGGTCATTATTGGAGGAGGAGTCATAGGGGTCGAACTGGCTACAGCATATGCCTCCTTTGGAACGAAAATTACCATCGTGGAAATGATGCCTGAGATTCTTCCGATGATGGATGGAGAGTTGACTCAGATGGTGAGAAAGAACCTGGAGCGAAAGGGGATCAAGATCCTCACGGCTACCAAGGTGATTTCCATAGAGGGCAGGGAAGAAGCAGCAGACGTAAAGGTTGAGACCAAAGAAAGCCAAGAGATCATTACAGGAGATAACGTTCTGATTTGTGTAGGCAGACGTCCTGATACAGAGGCTCTAGGATTGGATCGGGTCAGTATCGCTTCAGAACGCGGCAGAATCAAGATCAACGAATATATGCAAACTTCCTGCCCTGATGTTTACGCTGTAGGAGATTGTGCCAGTCCGATTATGCTCGCTCATATCGCATCTGCTCAGGGAGAACTGGCGGCAGAGCATGCTGCAGGGCATCAACCGGGAGCATATCTTGAACAGACCAATCCCTCCTGTGTCTATACGGAGCCGGAATTTGCTGCTGTGGGTCTGACGGAGGAAAAGGCAAAGGCACTGAACCTTGATTATATTGTGGGAAGATTTCCACTTGCCGCCAACGGAAAGGCACTGATTATGAATGGCGGAGAAGGAATGATCAAAGTCATCGCTGATGCCAAATACCAAGAGGTTTTGGGTGTTCATATTCTGGGACCACGTGCTACAGATTTGATTGCCGAGGGGGCGCTTGCCATCCGCTTGGAGGCAACCCTCAATGAGTTGATTACAACAATACATGCCCATCCTACTCTTAGCGAGGCTGTACGCGAGGCTGCCCTTGCTGCAGAGAACCGGGCAATACACTATATCAATCAAGGATGA
- a CDS encoding PAS domain-containing protein, which translates to MKKQGGLMVTLEEKKHWWEEYTYHGRIHENVPEAIAISWKKCRQANVDPFDGRGKRVSEAILDSILKENKWLMEIAEPIMQNLFNLVMNSHFLLVITDSCGYILDTIGDTDVNKKAENLRFERGMLWSDEEVGSNAIGIALDQNLQIQMAGADHYCLTHHEWTCAAAPIHGLDGQVVGCINISGNAEEMHCHSLGIVAAAAFAIETQIRQRHSYDLMYTALNSSSDGIILLDLDFRSIWMNEAAKNILGTSLDELGRYDFRKIMTEFNWENEERWKSGRPSSRTDCKLKLNDQIFGCSASVSPILSDGRVTGFSVSFNKLEALFKTVNKVTGNHASYTFDDIYFKDPLMGRTLQMAQKYAKYDGCILIEGESGTGKELFAQAIHNASSRSEGPFVAVNSSSLPRDLVESELFGYERGAFTGALKEGKPGKFELADHGTIFLDEIGEMPLEFQAKLLRVAQLHSVQRLGGKYEKKLDLRIIVATNRNLKEEVLQKRFREDLYFRFNVLKLNIPPLRERPEDIACCAQRFLNHFNDRYPDQKKEITEGFIRSLQAYDWPGNVRELQNYIEKTFYLSQNTFLSDQIPLVDSGEPVGLEQTEKTRNRKAGLTLEQIETENIMEMLKDCGGSVELAAERLAISRAALYRRLKKYGINTRELRGKTV; encoded by the coding sequence ATGAAAAAACAGGGAGGTCTTATGGTTACGCTGGAAGAAAAGAAACATTGGTGGGAGGAATATACTTACCATGGCAGGATTCATGAAAATGTGCCGGAAGCTATAGCAATCTCCTGGAAAAAATGCCGTCAGGCAAATGTTGATCCTTTCGATGGAAGAGGGAAACGGGTATCTGAAGCTATCTTGGATAGTATATTAAAGGAGAACAAGTGGCTGATGGAGATCGCTGAGCCGATCATGCAGAACCTATTCAATCTTGTGATGAATTCTCACTTTTTGCTGGTAATCACCGACAGCTGTGGCTATATTCTTGATACCATCGGAGATACGGACGTCAATAAGAAGGCGGAAAACCTGAGATTTGAGCGCGGCATGCTCTGGAGCGATGAGGAGGTGGGCAGCAACGCCATCGGGATCGCGCTTGATCAGAACCTGCAGATCCAAATGGCAGGAGCGGATCATTACTGCCTGACCCATCATGAATGGACCTGCGCAGCGGCGCCTATCCACGGTCTTGATGGGCAGGTGGTTGGTTGCATTAATATTTCCGGCAATGCTGAAGAGATGCACTGTCATTCCCTTGGAATCGTGGCAGCGGCAGCCTTTGCCATAGAAACACAGATCCGGCAGCGTCATAGCTATGATTTGATGTATACTGCATTGAATAGCTCATCGGATGGAATCATTCTTTTAGACCTTGATTTTCGCAGCATCTGGATGAACGAAGCGGCAAAAAATATATTGGGAACCAGCTTAGATGAATTGGGCCGGTATGATTTCAGAAAGATTATGACTGAGTTCAATTGGGAGAATGAAGAACGATGGAAGTCGGGCAGACCATCCAGCCGAACCGATTGCAAGCTGAAGCTCAACGATCAGATCTTTGGATGCAGTGCCAGTGTTTCGCCGATTCTTTCTGACGGAAGAGTGACTGGTTTTTCTGTATCCTTTAACAAACTTGAAGCCTTGTTTAAAACAGTAAATAAGGTTACCGGTAATCATGCCTCCTATACCTTTGACGATATCTATTTTAAAGATCCACTGATGGGCAGGACTCTTCAGATGGCACAGAAATATGCGAAATATGATGGCTGTATCCTCATCGAAGGAGAGAGCGGCACTGGCAAAGAGCTGTTTGCACAGGCAATTCATAATGCCAGCAGCCGTTCGGAAGGACCTTTTGTTGCAGTGAATTCCTCATCTCTTCCCAGGGATCTTGTGGAAAGTGAACTTTTTGGCTACGAGAGGGGGGCCTTCACTGGAGCGCTGAAAGAAGGAAAACCGGGGAAGTTTGAACTGGCCGATCATGGTACCATCTTCCTGGATGAAATCGGGGAGATGCCGCTGGAGTTTCAAGCAAAGCTGCTTCGTGTCGCGCAGCTGCACAGTGTTCAACGTTTGGGAGGAAAATATGAAAAAAAACTGGATCTCAGAATTATTGTGGCGACCAATCGGAATCTGAAAGAGGAAGTGCTGCAAAAACGATTTCGTGAGGACCTGTATTTTCGCTTTAATGTATTAAAATTGAATATACCGCCTCTTCGGGAACGGCCGGAAGATATTGCTTGCTGTGCCCAGCGATTTTTAAATCATTTCAATGACCGGTATCCAGATCAGAAGAAGGAAATCACAGAGGGCTTTATCCGTTCTCTTCAAGCTTACGACTGGCCGGGAAATGTTCGGGAACTTCAAAACTACATTGAGAAGACTTTTTACTTAAGTCAAAATACCTTTCTTTCGGATCAGATTCCTCTTGTTGATTCCGGTGAACCAGTGGGGCTTGAGCAAACAGAAAAGACAAGGAATCGGAAGGCGGGGCTGACCTTAGAACAGATTGAGACGGAAAACATAATGGAGATGCTAAAGGACTGCGGAGGCAGTGTGGAACTGGCGGCTGAGCGTTTGGCGATCAGCAGAGCGGCTCTCTATAGGAGGCTGAAAAAATATGGAATCAACACCCGGGAACTCCGAGGAAAAACCGTATAA
- a CDS encoding ATP-NAD kinase: MGQSIGIIANPASGKDIRRLVSYATVIDNQEKVNMLKRIVLAAQSFGIDQIYFMPDSFQMGVRVIQDLNADHSLKARCEILELPCKDCTGDTTMAAKKMEELDVGCIIVLGGDGTSRAAAKGVKNTPILPISTGTNNVYPVMAEGTVVGMAAAFAAKGFAEGSALEEICIRDKRLELYLNGDFVDIALVDAVIVEGQWIGARAIWETERIRDILVTRCHPASIGFSAIAGSLTVVTPEEDFGYTVKADFSKERKTGGSRNGTTSAEVLAPVAAGLLQPFQIGNHGKLQINRDYQYKMKENCMVALDGERELRLREGDLLTFRITREGPLRVDIKKTLEKACYAGGFRLSQERQQGWNKEES; encoded by the coding sequence ATGGGTCAATCCATAGGAATTATTGCAAATCCAGCATCGGGGAAGGATATTCGACGCCTGGTCTCCTATGCCACGGTGATCGACAATCAGGAAAAAGTGAATATGCTGAAACGAATCGTTCTTGCAGCGCAGAGTTTTGGCATAGATCAGATCTATTTTATGCCTGACTCCTTTCAGATGGGAGTGCGGGTGATCCAGGATCTCAATGCGGACCATTCTTTGAAGGCACGCTGCGAAATTTTGGAGCTGCCGTGTAAAGATTGCACCGGTGATACCACTATGGCAGCAAAAAAAATGGAAGAGCTGGATGTTGGCTGCATCATCGTTTTGGGCGGCGACGGGACGAGCCGGGCTGCAGCAAAGGGTGTAAAAAATACGCCCATTCTTCCGATTTCAACTGGAACGAACAATGTCTATCCTGTTATGGCAGAAGGAACTGTTGTTGGTATGGCGGCGGCTTTCGCGGCAAAGGGATTCGCAGAGGGAAGCGCGCTGGAGGAAATTTGCATCAGAGATAAGAGGCTAGAGCTCTATCTTAATGGAGATTTTGTTGACATTGCCTTGGTTGATGCAGTCATTGTAGAGGGTCAGTGGATCGGAGCAAGAGCGATTTGGGAAACGGAACGAATTAGGGATATTCTGGTTACCAGATGCCATCCTGCCAGTATCGGGTTTTCCGCAATTGCGGGAAGTCTCACTGTCGTGACGCCAGAAGAAGACTTCGGTTACACGGTGAAGGCTGATTTCAGCAAAGAACGGAAAACCGGCGGGAGCCGGAACGGAACAACCAGTGCGGAGGTCCTGGCCCCTGTGGCTGCGGGACTTCTGCAGCCCTTCCAAATTGGAAATCATGGCAAACTTCAGATCAACAGAGACTATCAATATAAGATGAAAGAAAACTGCATGGTGGCACTCGACGGTGAACGGGAACTGCGGCTGAGAGAGGGAGATCTCCTGACCTTTCGCATAACAAGAGAGGGGCCCCTGCGTGTGGACATCAAAAAGACCCTGGAGAAGGCCTGCTATGCAGGAGGTTTTCGGCTTTCACAAGAAAGACAGCAGGGATGGAATAAGGAGGAATCGTAG
- a CDS encoding alpha-ketoacid dehydrogenase subunit beta, with translation MKKMTYGEAIREGMSIRMREDKNVLVFGEDVGAFGGCFGVTAGMFQEFGEKRVRDTPISEGVIIGCAVGAAATGLKPIAELMFIDFLTVGMDQLVNQAAKMRYMFGGHISLPMVVRLPAGGGVSAAAQHSQSLEAWLTHVPGLKVVYPATPQDALGLMLSAIDDKDPVMFIEHKAMYAQKGEVKDFSPIPLGVGDIKRQGSDVTIIATGKMVHEALSAAAELEKDGISCEVLDPRTLYPLDKELIRTSLEKTHRAVIVSEENKRGGYGGEISAMISEEFFDLLDAPIARVGALNTPIPFAVCLEQYVLPNAKDVVSAVKGIL, from the coding sequence ATGAAAAAGATGACCTATGGAGAAGCCATACGCGAGGGTATGAGTATCAGAATGAGAGAGGACAAAAATGTTCTCGTATTTGGAGAAGATGTGGGCGCATTTGGAGGCTGCTTCGGCGTGACTGCTGGGATGTTTCAGGAGTTCGGTGAAAAACGGGTACGGGATACACCCATTTCTGAAGGCGTTATCATCGGTTGCGCTGTGGGTGCTGCCGCTACCGGGCTGAAACCCATTGCTGAGCTGATGTTTATCGACTTTCTGACAGTGGGAATGGATCAGCTTGTCAATCAGGCAGCAAAAATGAGATATATGTTCGGCGGACATATCAGCCTTCCTATGGTTGTGCGCCTTCCAGCAGGGGGAGGAGTCTCCGCAGCCGCGCAGCATTCTCAATCTCTGGAAGCATGGCTGACCCATGTGCCGGGGCTGAAGGTGGTATATCCCGCTACTCCCCAGGATGCATTGGGCCTGATGCTGTCGGCCATCGATGATAAAGATCCTGTCATGTTTATTGAACATAAAGCAATGTATGCACAAAAGGGAGAGGTCAAGGACTTCAGTCCCATTCCGCTGGGCGTGGGTGATATCAAGCGCCAGGGCAGTGATGTTACCATCATTGCAACGGGCAAGATGGTTCATGAAGCCTTATCCGCTGCCGCAGAGCTTGAGAAGGACGGGATCAGCTGTGAAGTGCTGGATCCCCGGACTCTTTACCCTCTTGATAAGGAACTGATCAGGACTTCTTTGGAAAAGACCCATCGGGCAGTCATCGTTTCAGAGGAGAATAAACGAGGAGGTTACGGAGGAGAAATTTCAGCAATGATCTCCGAGGAATTCTTCGATTTGCTTGATGCGCCCATCGCTCGGGTGGGTGCACTGAATACCCCAATCCCATTTGCGGTATGCCTGGAGCAGTACGTGCTGCCAAATGCAAAGGATGTCGTAAGCGCGGTCAAGGGGATTCTGTAA
- a CDS encoding NAD(+) synthase, translating into MKNLGLVRAAAVTPVLKVANPEFNTEEIIRCMYEANSNGAGIILFPELCLSAYTCGDLFYQDLLYNKNLEGLRQIAEVTGKIASVVVLGFYLRIDNSLFNCAALIQGGKVRGIVPKMFLPNYKEFYEARWFSPGLTKANHVNSVRLFGYDVPFGHLIFEDESIDLKLGIEVCEDLWVPVPPGSYLALRGAHILLNPSSSDETVAKSEYRKNLVNMESARSICGYVYTSSGVHESTTDIVYSGHKIISENGLNLAESPLFERNSSILYGDIDYDRIKFERTHSRNFESSAAAFSTNIEYSKVALDPVRVLESGSDTLKRTYEKNPFVPSDPATVDKRCNEIFSIQSSGLAKRMEHTRSKKAVVGISGGLDSTLALLVCAETFKLIGKDPGDIIAVTMPGFGTTDKTYNNAQTIMRLLGVDQREISIRDAVLQHFKDIGHDPDQHDITYENSQARERTQILMDIANKEGGLVIGTGDLSEVALGWSTYNGDHMSMYGVNTSVPKTLVRFVIKWVMDYRLSGPSEEKNFSSDNALLKQTLQDIMDTPISPELLPPDAEGKIAQKTEDTVGPYILHDFFMYYTIRFGMQPRKLLYIAKTAFAGEYSEDFIKKWLITFYRRFFSQQFKRSCIPDGPKVGSVSLSPRGDWRMPSDADPAQWLKELEE; encoded by the coding sequence ATGAAAAATCTTGGACTCGTGCGGGCAGCTGCCGTAACGCCAGTACTGAAAGTGGCCAATCCGGAATTCAATACGGAGGAAATCATAAGGTGCATGTACGAAGCAAACAGCAACGGAGCCGGCATCATCCTTTTCCCCGAGCTTTGCCTTTCGGCATATACCTGCGGCGATTTGTTTTATCAGGACTTACTTTATAATAAGAATCTGGAAGGATTGAGGCAAATAGCAGAGGTCACAGGCAAAATCGCCTCCGTAGTAGTACTGGGTTTTTATCTGAGAATTGATAACAGTCTCTTTAACTGCGCCGCTCTCATTCAGGGAGGTAAAGTAAGAGGAATTGTCCCAAAGATGTTCCTTCCCAACTATAAGGAATTTTATGAGGCAAGATGGTTTTCTCCGGGTCTGACAAAAGCCAATCATGTCAATTCTGTCCGTCTTTTCGGCTATGACGTTCCCTTCGGACATCTTATTTTCGAAGATGAATCAATTGACCTCAAACTTGGAATCGAAGTCTGTGAGGATCTTTGGGTTCCCGTACCGCCAGGCTCCTATCTCGCACTGCGCGGCGCTCATATTCTGCTCAATCCCTCGTCCAGCGACGAGACGGTTGCCAAGTCTGAATACAGAAAGAATCTGGTGAATATGGAAAGCGCGAGGAGTATCTGTGGCTATGTCTATACCTCCAGCGGCGTTCACGAATCCACCACCGACATTGTTTACAGCGGACATAAAATCATATCGGAAAATGGTTTGAACCTTGCGGAAAGTCCCTTATTTGAGCGGAACAGTTCCATTCTTTACGGGGATATTGATTACGATAGGATTAAATTTGAGCGAACCCACAGCCGTAACTTTGAAAGCTCGGCCGCTGCCTTCAGTACCAATATCGAATACTCAAAGGTTGCTTTGGATCCTGTTCGTGTTTTGGAGAGCGGCAGCGACACACTGAAGCGTACTTACGAAAAGAATCCCTTTGTACCGTCCGACCCGGCCACCGTGGACAAAAGGTGCAACGAAATTTTCAGCATCCAGTCTTCCGGCCTGGCAAAAAGAATGGAGCATACCCGTTCCAAAAAGGCAGTTGTAGGGATCTCCGGAGGGCTCGACTCCACGCTTGCACTGCTGGTCTGTGCAGAGACATTTAAGCTTATCGGCAAGGACCCCGGTGATATCATCGCCGTTACCATGCCCGGCTTTGGAACCACTGACAAAACTTATAACAATGCCCAGACCATCATGCGGCTGCTGGGTGTTGATCAACGAGAAATATCCATCCGGGACGCAGTACTGCAGCACTTTAAAGATATTGGACACGATCCCGATCAGCATGATATCACTTACGAGAACTCTCAGGCAAGGGAGAGAACGCAGATACTCATGGATATCGCAAACAAGGAGGGGGGTCTGGTCATCGGAACTGGAGACCTGTCCGAAGTGGCCTTAGGCTGGAGCACTTATAATGGGGATCATATGTCCATGTACGGAGTTAACACCAGCGTTCCAAAGACACTGGTGCGGTTTGTCATCAAATGGGTCATGGATTATCGACTCTCCGGGCCCAGCGAAGAGAAAAACTTCAGCTCAGACAATGCGCTTCTCAAGCAGACACTGCAGGATATCATGGATACGCCCATCTCGCCGGAGCTCCTTCCTCCCGATGCAGAGGGAAAAATTGCGCAAAAGACTGAGGATACCGTGGGGCCCTATATCCTTCACGATTTCTTCATGTATTATACGATACGGTTCGGCATGCAGCCACGCAAGCTTCTTTATATAGCAAAAACAGCTTTTGCGGGTGAATATTCGGAAGATTTCATAAAGAAATGGCTCATTACATTCTACCGAAGATTCTTCTCTCAGCAGTTCAAGAGAAGCTGCATTCCCGACGGGCCAAAGGTCGGTTCCGTCAGTCTCTCCCCAAGAGGAGACTGGAGAATGCCGAGCGATGCAGATCCTGCACAGTGGCTAAAGGAACTGGAAGAGTAG
- a CDS encoding thiamine pyrophosphate-dependent dehydrogenase E1 component subunit alpha, whose translation MKVKETNIRDLYLSMKKIRAFETTAMDVFAEGKIPGFVHLYIGEEAVATGVCSHLRDDDYITSTHRGHGHIIAKGGDLKYMMAELFGKSTGYCKGKGGSMHIADASKGILGANGIVGAGHNISVGAGLSAKYRETDQVCVCFFGDASTNQGTFHESLNLASIWKIPVVFVCENNNYGISMSQERHQAIKNVADRGAAYGIPGITVDGNDVFAVAEAAGEAVKRARSGLGPTLLECKTYRHRGHFEGDPGSYKPADEQAEWLEKDPINRLASYMKENDILTEEGIRELDAAIDSEIEAAVKFALESPEPELFRAVEDIYDDIIEEVRAR comes from the coding sequence ATGAAAGTAAAAGAAACAAACATACGGGATTTATATCTTAGTATGAAAAAAATACGCGCATTTGAAACCACAGCCATGGACGTGTTTGCCGAAGGAAAAATTCCCGGCTTTGTACATCTATACATTGGTGAAGAAGCGGTGGCAACAGGCGTCTGCAGCCACCTGAGAGATGACGATTACATAACCAGTACCCACCGCGGGCATGGTCACATTATTGCAAAGGGCGGGGATTTGAAATACATGATGGCAGAGCTCTTTGGAAAGTCCACGGGATACTGTAAAGGAAAGGGAGGCTCCATGCACATTGCGGATGCTTCGAAAGGGATTCTTGGTGCCAACGGAATCGTTGGAGCGGGACACAACATTTCTGTAGGTGCGGGCCTTTCTGCAAAATACAGAGAAACGGATCAAGTTTGTGTTTGCTTTTTCGGAGACGCATCCACGAATCAGGGAACCTTTCATGAATCACTCAATCTAGCCAGCATCTGGAAGATTCCTGTTGTTTTCGTGTGTGAAAATAATAATTACGGTATTTCTATGAGCCAGGAAAGACACCAAGCCATCAAGAATGTTGCTGACAGAGGAGCGGCTTACGGAATTCCGGGAATCACCGTAGACGGCAATGACGTCTTTGCTGTAGCAGAAGCCGCAGGAGAAGCAGTCAAGCGTGCAAGAAGCGGTCTGGGACCTACCCTTCTGGAATGCAAGACCTATCGACACAGAGGGCATTTTGAGGGAGATCCGGGCTCGTATAAACCTGCAGATGAGCAGGCTGAATGGCTGGAGAAGGACCCTATCAACAGACTTGCCAGCTATATGAAAGAAAATGATATCCTGACGGAAGAGGGAATCCGTGAATTGGATGCGGCCATCGACAGCGAGATTGAAGCGGCAGTGAAGTTTGCTCTGGAAAGTCCTGAACCCGAACTGTTCCGAGCTGTTGAAGATATTTACGACGATATCATTGAGGAGGTGCGTGCACGATGA